Proteins encoded in a region of the Teredinibacter purpureus genome:
- the flgL gene encoding flagellar hook-associated protein FlgL → MRISSLQIFNIANKGMADANQALIHTQEQLSTGIRVLNPSDDPVASTKIMQLTTDISNIGQYRKNIDIAENNLVLEESSLKSASNLIQRMQELAVQAGNTATLSTSEYKALASEVDARLDELANLLNSQNANGDYIFGGYKSRSQPFTGSANSGFTYNGDDGQQFIKIANNTTIAASDSGKDIFVDIESDENTVVTYASAANRSDPPVAISVGLVIDQEAFDEFYPEDLVVSFNADNTIIPAGKNYTITERASGRVVVANQAYTGGNSIEVNGVSFRVSGNPVSGDAAVPATRSFGADGPVTLPFDFTAPNNETVTFRVGGRTETLVLDGNVTNTADLSAIFNSAGNGNAAKLISLGVTVDNTGVQVPTGVSLTIGNGSVNSTAIMGLDTVNGSTSADGVLAVAGDRVFVDSSKKQDILTTLARFSQGMKDYDGSDEGRKILDTVVGSTLNNLKHTQTSILDVTAKLGARFNTLDSTRALHLDSELVMKDVLADLRDVDYAEAATRLSAQSLVLQAAQSSFVRVSQLNLFSQL, encoded by the coding sequence ATGCGCATTTCATCGTTACAAATATTTAATATTGCCAACAAGGGTATGGCCGATGCGAATCAAGCACTGATTCACACGCAAGAGCAATTGTCCACGGGCATTCGCGTACTCAATCCGTCAGACGATCCCGTTGCCTCCACAAAAATAATGCAACTCACTACCGACATCTCAAATATTGGTCAATACCGCAAAAATATTGATATCGCCGAAAATAATTTGGTACTCGAAGAATCATCTTTAAAAAGCGCGAGCAACCTTATACAGCGTATGCAAGAACTCGCCGTCCAAGCGGGTAACACCGCTACGCTTAGTACCAGTGAATATAAAGCGCTAGCCAGTGAAGTAGATGCGCGTTTAGATGAACTCGCGAATTTGTTGAACAGCCAAAATGCGAATGGCGACTATATCTTCGGTGGCTATAAAAGCCGTTCTCAACCGTTCACCGGCTCCGCTAATTCCGGTTTTACCTACAACGGTGACGATGGCCAACAATTTATAAAAATTGCCAATAACACCACCATAGCGGCGAGTGATTCCGGAAAAGATATTTTCGTGGATATAGAAAGTGATGAAAACACTGTAGTGACTTATGCGAGTGCTGCGAATCGTTCTGATCCGCCCGTTGCTATATCCGTAGGCTTGGTGATAGATCAAGAAGCATTTGACGAATTTTACCCAGAAGATTTAGTGGTATCGTTTAATGCCGACAACACCATAATACCCGCCGGTAAAAACTATACGATAACGGAGCGCGCGTCTGGTCGTGTCGTTGTTGCCAATCAGGCATACACTGGCGGCAATAGTATAGAGGTGAACGGCGTTAGCTTTCGAGTATCGGGCAACCCGGTCTCTGGCGATGCAGCCGTACCCGCAACACGCTCATTTGGTGCCGACGGCCCCGTTACACTCCCCTTTGATTTTACTGCACCTAATAATGAAACTGTAACGTTTAGAGTTGGTGGTAGAACCGAAACGTTAGTGCTGGATGGTAATGTCACCAATACTGCAGACCTCTCTGCAATCTTTAATAGCGCGGGTAATGGCAATGCGGCGAAGCTTATCTCACTCGGTGTAACCGTCGACAATACTGGCGTTCAAGTACCTACCGGCGTTAGCCTCACGATTGGGAATGGCTCAGTGAATTCAACTGCCATAATGGGGCTTGATACGGTCAATGGCTCAACCTCTGCGGATGGCGTGCTAGCCGTTGCTGGCGATAGGGTATTCGTCGATTCATCGAAGAAACAAGATATTTTAACCACGCTAGCGCGTTTTAGCCAAGGCATGAAAGATTACGACGGCAGTGACGAAGGGCGAAAAATATTGGATACGGTCGTAGGTTCTACCCTTAATAACCTTAAACATACGCAAACGAGTATATTGGATGTTACGGCAAAGCTGGGCGCACGTTTTAATACACTTGATAGCACCCGCGCACTTCATTTAGATTCCGAATTAGTTATGAAAGATGTATTAGCCGACCTAAGAGATGTGGACTATGCCGAAGCGGCCACACGGTTATCGGCACAATCATTAGTGTTGCAAGCCGCACAATCGTCATTTGTACGCGTCAGCCAGTTAAATTTATTCTCACAACTGTAG